A single Lolium perenne isolate Kyuss_39 chromosome 6, Kyuss_2.0, whole genome shotgun sequence DNA region contains:
- the LOC127308714 gene encoding uncharacterized protein, with protein sequence MGKVQHAMRAAKLPRHALVPKPSTAPPSPPAPHGPRPANAKPSHGKPPRRTPRDASGPTAALAPVTSAPPPAEKRRPITTPAELSAAIRSTVDDDVDTAASLALKAAPAIPLPAQSLALLLRRLATHRSVAAARDLLASLPYSAASPAPRPALLALADACCRRGDPREIGQLLPVLADHGVRADAHVYNSLMKAHCAAADPEGLLGVLRRMKDDGVDPDLVTYNTLVYGLARAGLVAKARTYLDAMAAAGHFPDVVTYTSLMNGMCVKGDALGALRLLDEMRAKGCEPNGRTYNTLLMGLCKNRKLDKAVEVYRSMVGASMKLDPPAYATFVRALCRAGRVPDAYEVFDYGMESKSFPEVTAYTELESSLKWLRKLKE encoded by the coding sequence aTGGGGAAGGTACAGCACGCCATGCGCGCCGCCAAGCTCCCCCGTCACGCCCTCGTCCCGAAGCCCTCCAccgcaccgccgtctcctcccgcACCACACGGTCCTCGCCCCGCCAACGCCAAGCCCTCCCACGGCAAGCCGCCCCGGAGAACCCCCAGGGACGCCTCCGGCCCCACGGCGGCCCTGGCCCCAGTcacctccgcgccgccgccagccGAGAAGCGGCGGCCCATCACCACGCCCGCCGAGCTCTCTGCCGCGATCCGCTCCACAGTGGACGACGACGTGGACACGGCCGCCTCGCTCGCGCTCAAGGCGGCGCCCGCCATCCCGCTCCCGGCGCAGTCcctcgcgctcctcctccgccgcctcgccACCCACCGCTCCGTCGCCGCGGCGCGGGACCTCCTAGCCTCGCTCCCCTACTCCGCCGCCTCCCCGGCCCCGCGCCCGGCGCTCCTCGCCCTCGCCGACGCGTGCTGCCGCCGCGGCGACCCGCGCGAGATCGGGCAGCTCCTCCCGGTGCTCGCCGACCACGGCGTCCGCGCGGACGCGCACGTCTACAACTCCCTCATGAAGGCCCACTGCGCCGCCGCCGACCCCGAGGGCCTCCTCGGCGTGCTCCGCCGGATGAAGGACGACGGCGTGGACCCCGACCTCGTCACCTACAACACGCTCGTGTACGGCCTCGCGCGCGCCGGGCTGGTCGCCAAGGCCAGGACCTACCTCGACGCCATGGCCGCGGCCGGGCACTTCCCCGACGTCGTCACCTACACCTCGCTCATGAACGGGATGTGCGTCAAGGGCGACGCCCTCGGCGCGCTCAGGCTGCTCGAcgaaatgagggccaaggggtgcGAGCCCAACGGCCGGACCTACAACACGCTCCTCATGGGCCTCTGCAAGAACAGGAAGCTCGACAAGGCCGTCGAGGTGTACCGGTCCATGGTCGGTGCCAGCATGAAGCTTGACCCGCCGGCGTATGCGACGTTTGTCAGGGCGTTGTGCCGCGCCGGGAGGGTTCCGGATGCGTACGAGGTGTTTGATTACGGGATGGAGAGCAAGAGCTTTCCAGAGGTGACCGCTTACACTGAGCTCGAGAGCTCGCTCAAGTGGCTGCGCAAGTTGAAGGAGTAG
- the LOC127308713 gene encoding choline/ethanolaminephosphotransferase 1, whose amino-acid sequence MGYVGSHGVATLRRYKYSGVDHSIVAKYILQPFWSRFVHIFPLWFPPNMITLTGFMFLLTSAFLGFLYSPHLDTAPPRWVHLAHGILLFLYQTFDAVDGKQARRTNSSSPLGELFDHGCDALACAFESLAFGSTAMCGKATFWFWVISAVPFYFATWEHYFTNTLVLPIVNGPTEGLMLIYVCHIFTFFTGAEWWAQDFRKSVPLLNWVPLVPEIPLYVIVLFLMIAFAVIPTVGSNTQNVYKVVAARKGSMLLALAMLFPFGLLMAGALVWSYVSPSDIMRTQPHLLIIGTGFAFGFLVGRMILAHLCDEPKGLKTGMCMSLAYFPFAIVNALTARLDDGNPLVDEQLVLLMYCLYTVALYMHFATSVIHEITNALGIHCFRITRKKA is encoded by the exons ATGGGCTACGTCGGGAGCCACGGCGTGGCCACGCTGCGCCGGTACAAGTACAGCGGCGTCGACCACTCCATCGTCGCCAAGTACATCCTCCAGCCCTTCTGGTCAAGATTCGTCCACATCTTCCCGCTATGGTTCCC ACCAAACATG ATTACACTGACTGGTTTCATGTTTCTACTGACATCGGCCTTCCTTGGCTTT CTGTATTCACCTCATCTTGATACAGCACCCCCTAGATGGGTTCATCTTGCGCATGGAATCCTTCTCTTCCTTTACCAG ACTTTTGATGCTGTGGATGGTAAACAAGCAAGGCGAACAAACTCATCAAGTCCTTTAGGCGAACTTTTTGATCATG GATGCGATGCTCTTGCATGTGCT TTTGAGTCCCTGGCTTTTGGAAGCACAGCGATGTGTGGAAAAGCTACCTTCTGGTTTTGGGTGATTTCGGCCGTCCCCTTCTACTTTGCAACCTGGGAACA CTATTTTACAAACACACTTGTTCTTCCTATAGTCAATGGGCCAACTGAAGGCCTTATGTTGATCTACGTGTGCCATATTTTCACCTTTTTCACAG GAGCTGAATGGTGGGCACAAGATTTCCGGAAATCAGTGCCCCTCCTAAATTGGGTGCCTCTTGTTCCTG AAATCCCACTATATGTCATCGTGCTGTTTCTAATGATTGCTTTTGCTGTAATCCCGACGGTGGGATCAAA TACTCAAAATGTTTACAAAGTTGTCGCAGCAAGAAAAGGAAGCATGCTACTGGCACTAGCAATG CTCTTTCCTTTTGGTTTGCTCATGGCTGGAGCTCTCGTATG GTCCTATGTGTCTCCTTCAGATATCATGAGAACTCAACCACATCTGCTAATTATTGGAACTGGTTTCGCGTTTGGCTTTCTTGTG GGGAGAATGATTCTGGCTCACTTGTGTGATGAACCCAAAGGTCTTAAGACAGGAATGTGCATG TCCCTAGCATACTTCCCATTTGCAATTGTAAATGCGCTGACTGCCCGACTTGATGACGG AAACCCCCTTGTTGATGAGCAGCTCGTTCTCCTGATGTACTGCCTATATACAG TGGCACTGTACATGCATTTTGCTACATCTGTTATTCATGAGATCACCAACGCGCTTGGGATTCATTGCTTCAG AATCACCAGGAAAAAGGCATAG